The following are encoded in a window of Arthrobacter woluwensis genomic DNA:
- the ureE gene encoding urease accessory protein UreE: MIVTSILGNIHDEDHPFPAGHREKVTLPVADLAKRIQRVTSDHGRELGIRLPAGSPDLRDGDVLFAEEGNAVVVAVEASDVLVIAPRSIGEALFTAHSLGNRHLQAQFFGPDSDYAADVMVCQYDHTVEDFLNHHHVPYSRQELVMAVPFRHAEHTH; encoded by the coding sequence ATGATCGTGACCAGCATCCTCGGCAACATCCATGACGAGGACCACCCCTTCCCGGCCGGCCACCGCGAGAAGGTCACCCTTCCCGTGGCGGACCTGGCCAAGCGGATTCAGCGCGTGACCAGTGACCACGGCCGCGAGCTCGGCATCCGGCTGCCGGCCGGCTCACCCGATCTGCGCGACGGCGACGTGCTGTTCGCGGAGGAGGGCAACGCCGTCGTGGTGGCCGTGGAGGCCAGCGACGTGCTGGTGATCGCGCCGCGGAGCATCGGGGAGGCGCTGTTCACGGCCCACTCGCTCGGCAACCGCCACCTGCAGGCGCAGTTCTTCGGGCCGGACTCGGACTATGCCGCCGACGTCATGGTGTGCCAGTACGACCACACCGTGGAGGACTTCCTGAACCACCATCACGTGCCGTACAGCCGTCAGGAACTGGTCATGGCCGTGCCGTTCCGGCACGCGGAGCACACCCACTGA
- a CDS encoding urease accessory protein UreF yields MSRPAPSLAALLQLTDSALPTGAFSHSFGLEPYLDSGEVTDEHTLLAWLEGYLSTQLTFTDAIAVRRACRLAAGLGDHPGGAALDGLQDLDAELGALLIPRQLREASLRMGRRLLEIARESFPSPAVEAYADAVAAGDCQGHFVLAFALAAHGLGFDEGTVVEAHLSAALTSLAYNAVRAIPLGQLSGQRVLAGVRARVPAAVERSRTADERHFGAAAPALEIHQMRHEHQRARMFAS; encoded by the coding sequence ATGAGCCGTCCGGCCCCCAGCCTCGCGGCGCTCCTTCAGCTCACCGACTCGGCCCTGCCGACCGGTGCGTTCAGCCATTCCTTCGGCCTGGAACCGTACTTGGACAGTGGCGAGGTGACGGACGAGCACACCCTGCTGGCCTGGCTGGAGGGATACCTCAGCACCCAGCTGACGTTCACGGACGCCATCGCGGTGCGCCGGGCCTGCCGGTTGGCGGCAGGGCTGGGTGATCACCCCGGCGGAGCGGCTCTTGACGGTCTTCAGGACCTCGACGCAGAACTCGGCGCGCTGCTCATCCCGCGTCAGCTCCGGGAGGCGAGCCTGCGGATGGGCCGCCGCCTGCTGGAGATCGCCCGCGAGTCGTTCCCCTCGCCGGCCGTGGAGGCCTACGCCGACGCGGTGGCTGCGGGCGACTGTCAGGGTCATTTCGTCCTGGCGTTCGCCCTCGCTGCTCACGGGCTCGGGTTCGACGAGGGCACCGTCGTGGAGGCGCACCTTTCGGCGGCGCTGACCTCCCTCGCCTACAACGCCGTGCGGGCCATCCCGCTGGGCCAGCTCTCCGGGCAACGCGTCCTGGCGGGCGTGCGCGCCCGGGTGCCCGCCGCCGTCGAACGGTCCAGGACCGCCGACGAGCGGCACTTCGGCGCCGCGGCGCCCGCCCTTGAAATCCATCAGATGCGGCACGAGCACCAGCGTGCGCGCATGTTCGCCAGTTGA